From the genome of Magnolia sinica isolate HGM2019 chromosome 12, MsV1, whole genome shotgun sequence:
atattcaaatatcgatgatattagtACCAAGTCGATTGCATCGAATaaagacataaactgtccagcaagcttaatgagaaatccgctggatttatcgatgcctcgactctgatagcgatatcatcgacatttaaattccAATGATCTTGATGGTCCCTTAATCATTcttgaaaacctgaaatattttatgtcaagtctctctcgctttcaatatcgatgaatcgaacctctcatcgatgaaatcggagttcgaaatccgatgacatcgacaagtgtTTCGATCCCATCGACCAGTtggctaaaggtttcaaaagcgtatgacattgagtttgtgtcttcgagcggaccatcgatgctatcgagagtatacgctcgatgatatcgaacccgctcgatgatatcgaactctatcataaatgtgaccgttttatatccgttcgaaccttttgcctatttcaagagagcttgtctattgttgctggtagagaaagaagagagtgcttttgtgtgtttcaagccttagatcatttacctaaaACTCTTTCTCTTGAGGgaattcatccttcaatccatcctcatcattgatattcaatagagtggattggggaatgaacttccgcattcaaggatcctccaacaactatcttaatggtaaatcattgagctgggatgccttgaatgcataatcggaaccactctatcttccttataggaaaatattttatagagtaggattccgttctaaccttgacccaacccgaagcctcatattggtacatcatctatattgcggatcaaggaagtcgaagactcttcatcaacaaggaggacaTCTttgtcaacgtgctgaatgggactcatccacttatttgtaagttattagagtccagaagacacttgtgatcattcctttttaggattgggtcttaggtgtttctcaccccttcaagtcctcgtaggaggcctccagcgggagtgtacgtggtgggtgcgttgtgtggacccttgctctatggagagcataaacatttggTTGAAGGTTAGCctgtttaaaaccttaggttagaggtgaaccgagtgaaacctcagggtcttgtggaagatccttggccagtgtgcctaaaagtgggtgcattgtgttgacccttgctcgtgagagcataaacagttgaCCTCAGTgtaagttgtaaaggttgaaggtgaacctgatttaaaaccttaggtgaaccgctgtgaaacctccttagtgaaatacggtacactcaagagttgagtgcggttaccgggagtggagtagacaagtagtcgaaccactataaaaatgactgtgtttgagattgctattcttttgttttgtgacttgcgttaatattttcatatctgaatatctgtgatcacacctcacacacttacatagttatatccatcataaactaagttgaaaattatttacttcttaaatagtttgtgattagatcttctaccgggcttggaaactagtagagttacttttgaggaatcctaatatgtgtctgttattaggattagtgtaatagggctttaaataaatcataaaactttaaaaagtcctattcacccccctctaggacatattgacatatccctacttctactaaagcggtcttcaccgctatttcaaTCTTTACTTTGTAATGGGTGCCACTGCTAGCTAACtatcataataataaaaaatctgcaTATTTGCAAATTGCTTTGAAACTGAAATTGACTCTTTTGGGTCTGTGTATCTTCTTTCAATATGCTTCAGTCCACTTGATCTATTTGTTGATATAGATATACCAATGCAGAGAaaatcttcttttattttttggtaaaTTGAAATTCATTAGATGCCCACTTTATCAGTTATAATATCTGGACTGCAACATTTTGGGATGCAGGGGGAACTTGGTGCAAATGCTATATTTGTTGTGTCAATTGTTGCTTGTAAAGCTGGTGCTGCTGAAAAGGAGGcaagtttttttttatatgattattgcCAAGCTGACCTGTTTTTAAAGCCATGCCCCGGGCGATTTTTTCCAATGTCTCAATTTTCATTTGCTTCAATGTTTCTAGTACTTTTTATACTATTGCTCTTCAAAAATTTTACTACCTTTTTTAtgaaatgcaactaggagcaattTCTGGCCCCTAAGCAGAATCCTCTCCCCAAAGTTAGAGCCAAACTTAATGGAAAAGTAAGAAGAGGATGAAGCGAGAGCCACCCTAAGACACCATGTGCATCCCCTGTTTTGGGtcagttttcttctttttttcttttatatggcTGACCTTAGACTgtacatggttttttttttttctttttccttttctttttcttttatatatgagcACATCTCACTTTACATATGCATGTGGCTCGTTCGATGAGTGGATTGGCTTCAGTCAGGGCACTTACACACTGCAGCCAGCCTAGACCCAGATCTCACACCAATGTTTCTACACTCACGCATGTAGTTTGTTGCATAGGGATGAAAATGCAGTGAATGTTCAACCTTCAAATGATTCTGGTTTTAATTTCTACATGCCAATTTCACTTACCTTTTATCTATGCAGGGAACTGCAAAAGCCTACCAACTGTGATATGCCAAAATGACAATTTGAATGCTATTTGAAATGCTTATAGATTCCTACCAACTGTCCACGCTCCGCATCAAAGTCATGCTCTTACTATTATCattatcaaattctttttttacAAACATCATGTCAGACTTCTTTTTTACTCTATTCcaattttctgtttgattttttatgtcCAGAGATACAAGTTCATCAACGAAAGAATTCCATTGATGCATTGCTTACCAAATAGGTCGTCCTTGCACCCCAAATGACAACCAAGGTGAAAGGCCTTTTAAAAGGCCTGAAACATATTTCACAAATATTCGGTATGTGATTTGCAATTTTAAAAGgtcttttttatgattttttcagtgcttctttttgtaatttttggggATTTAATCTTTTAAGCATGCCTGGTTTTTTCCCCCCGAAATCAGCTTGGGTTTGTggttttctctattttcttttgttttggctTTTCTTTTGGtattggattttttcttttaatttatataatttctTCTGTTTTTTCAGGGTTGTAATTGACAATGATGCTTGTAAGAATAAAGCTGCTATTCAAGTAACCTGGAATATCATTTGGTTTTGTTGGGAATTTGAATCAGAAGAGAGAAATATTCAGTGTTTCTGTTTTTTGATTTTCCAAAAAGTTGTTTATAtatagggtgcatttggttgcaccaaatataatgaaatttcttGATGTTTTGCACTAAACTaggctgattaataatgaaatattatgaaatttcatgatatttagtgcaccCAAACACACCGTTACTGATTTTTTGTTCTTCTATGTATTAGAAACCTTCTTAAAATGATACTAAATGGgatgttttgtttttaggttgaCAGTGTAAAGAAGCATTGGATTCTACTAGAAGTAGTTTAGTTTCTGATTGATCTGAACTCCATGAAGCATGCACATTGCAGTAAAATCCCTCCAAATCATAAATATCCGTTAGGATTtcgaagaaaagaaaataaagaagaagagaaagtaggaaatattttctttcttaaaggAGACAGTTTCATGGTTTTGACACTCAAGAGTAGGGATTGGTAGAGGATTATTGGACATTGGAAAGAAAAGCTACTGTTTTGATTCATTGGAGCCTTGGTTTTTCAATTGCtgactttttcttctatttttcatgGCTGGATACTTGCCAATTTGCTTTTTGTTTCAGCAGTCTACTACAAACACCGTGCCCATGTGATCTTATACACTCTTTTAATGTCGGAATGGTGTCTGACATGGTTACTTCTCATACAGCATTTCTTACTGTGGTGTTTCTTTCTAAAGTTAGTTTAGAGTGGTATTATTTAAGTTAGTTCATAATAGATACATCTGATTGAGATGCTTTGTCCGTTGCATCTTCTATTGTAGAATCCAAACACGTGCAAAGGCTGTTTCCACCTCAATGTCTTCAAGCTGTTGCTGGACCTAACTTTATAGGGACGACTGTCTTTCTCGTCTCTGGTCGGTGGGTTTCTCTTGTCTCCGACCGTACAGTGGATGAACTATCAATGGGTGACACTTGCACTTGTTGCACAGGATTTTATGGGTAAAAAGCCCCATAACAGGGAATTGATTTgggtttgttttggatttttgcgTTTTTAATTCCAATTGCATAATCCAATGCAATATtttcatttaggttttttttttttttttcacaatgcaATAGTGTCTTGGGGCATCCTATCCACTCAACAAGATGGGCCACGTGTATTGCTACCGTCTTTTTATTTCCGCAGCTATGCCAGTTCTGAAATTTCTTTGTGATTGGTGTTGGGTCATATCTCACATTTGAACAATGTGAGTTTGTAACTAACTTCTGTTTTCTGCTATTGCAGAACTGGTTAGCCAATGGATGTGGCAGTCTAGGCTCATGTTTCTTCACAGGTAAGCATGTCTTTTCACCATTGCTACTTCAGAACAATACATACCTGTATCATTTGATAGTCTGTCTGTTTATAGTCTCCAGTTTTCAGCACTTGCTCAGTTGCAGGTTTCATCAAAATGGTTGGTTGAAGTTACAGCTTTCTCATTTGTAAAGGTCACAAATCAGGACTAGTCATCATCCCTTATTGTCAAACAACGATAGTTTCTTATGATTTACGATCTGATTTTCGATCTGACTATTAAATATTTTTTCGGAACAATGGTCATATAAACTCTGTTTTGAGTTTGACTCTTATGATATATGTGATTATCTATGTGATTTACTCTTATGATCTTGAACATCCActcatttgattttctttatgtgCTCTTCATCATATTTTAACAATGCTCAAAGACAGGCTACCAAGGATGCTGGTGTTATTGCTGGAATGAATGTAGCCAGGATAATCAATGAACCAACAGCCGCCGCCATTGCCTATGGTTTGGAGAAGAAAGGTGGGGAGAAAAGCATCCTTGTGTTCGACCTTGGTGGTGGGACATTCGATGTCAGTATCTTGACAATTGATAATGGGATTTTTGAGGTTCTAACCACAAATGGAGACCCATCTTGGAGGTATGACCCTCACTATTTTCCATTGGTTTTCTAGTTTAGTGGATTGAGAATCATTGAATAAAAAACAGTTCAGCATTCTCCATTTCTCATTAGTGAATGCAACTTGATATAAATCACAAAGATAAAGTCATAACAGTCAGGGAGGCTAATCATTGATTTTTCTTGCACCTTCGTAAACACAAGTTCTGAGAGAACCCGGCCTTGTATGACTAGATGAAAACACAATCAATAAGTCAGCCCCTTTATCCAAATTGATACATAAAACATGCAAGCAATCAAAATCCCATAGAATTTTAATATGAAGTTCCATAAAGAGGCAATGATATGCCAAAATCAAAACAGTTCTGCTTTgatggcacaaaattttccacaGAAACAGTTATGATTTGTTCTATATGTATTGACAAGAGGCCACTGCAGATAAAGATTTGTGCATCAGGTGAGGCCAATGCATGGAAGACTTGGGCTCAGCTACATGTACAAAAACAGTGCATGGTTTAAAAGAGAAGTTGCctaggtccacattcaatgtgtgagtggaccagcctgtttCTTAGC
Proteins encoded in this window:
- the LOC131220509 gene encoding luminal-binding protein 4-like → MWQSRLMFLHRQATKDAGVIAGMNVARIINEPTAAAIAYGLEKKGGEKSILVFDLGGGTFDVSILTIDNGIFEVLTTNGDPSWRDDDSEELEKSNVLLMGPTGSGMASAL